Proteins from one Cryptomeria japonica chromosome 4, Sugi_1.0, whole genome shotgun sequence genomic window:
- the LOC131048977 gene encoding heavy metal-associated isoprenylated plant protein 39-like yields the protein MKKSTVINVDICCCKCKQKVMMTAAKFQGVDSIEADGSKNTLTVVGEVDPVKIINKMRKCKNIEAEIISVGPAIKIKEKKKEDKVEENLPKCCPNCYVWHVYDTEGIDSNPCSIM from the exons ATGAAG AAGAGTACAGTGATTAATGTGGATATCTGTTGTTGCAAATGCAAACAGAAAGTTATGATGACTGCTGCAAAATTTCAAG GAGTAGACTCCATTGAAGCTGATGGATCGAAGAACACTCTAACTGTTGTTGGGGAAGTGGATCCTGTGAAAATTATTAATAAAATGAGAAAGTGCAAGAATATAGAAGCAGAAATAATAAGCGTTGGGCCTGCtataaaaatcaaagagaaaaagaaggaagataaGGTGGAGGAAAATCTTCCAAAATGCTGCCCAAATTGTTATGTTTGGCATGTCTATGATACAGAAGGAATCGATTCCAATCCATGTTCTATAATGTAG